In Rhizobium sp. WSM4643, the following are encoded in one genomic region:
- a CDS encoding acid phosphatase: MSVLSLCRLSTALVCLLSIVPSLASAEQATAAKAPYAQAGNTNKRGDACFSTVDTNAAVHLLSGFLEIWTPRTPFVDAGVEAPAKDNCPAVAKTDWDGIPSSKTDGHIVNQAVHDANIAYVVKATRARTADQAVAAYLDDRRGKNASIVDGLGPLTDAWKAGSKQTTTITEVAADATTVKYDDKGNNRGAGSKPDAENKTDANPDMGLAIDFINAASGDGSTEPAKRYFKYARPYRWSQDVSVVPTLEPAKGGKPAEDGGFPSGHTAEAWRDALAMAYLVPQRFQEMITRASELGEDRILAGMHSPLDVMGGRMLGTATVVYNLNKADNAALKSDAYAQAQSWLVAKSGVADAGALEVAAHAAPLAADRFADHDANRAYVLQRLSYGLPTIHATDQPAHVPQGAEALLETRLPYLGGEQRRAVLKSTEIASGYPLLDDAEGYGRLNLFAAADGYGAFEQDVTVTMDAAKGGFNSIDTWRNDITGNGRLVKHGSGILGLSGANSYAGGTVLQEGALMALSPSAFGTGGLTADRGSLVLAADKPVTVGGDYQQLATAVLKPRLGANGEGTLIVHGKAVLAGELDVTLADGFVPTPGTKIEILKASAVTGAFEKLTVAGHRASLSYGPTSIVLTIDG, from the coding sequence ATGTCTGTTTTAAGCCTTTGCCGCCTGAGCACCGCCCTCGTCTGCCTTCTTTCCATCGTGCCATCGCTTGCCAGCGCCGAGCAGGCGACGGCGGCGAAAGCGCCTTATGCGCAGGCCGGAAACACCAACAAACGTGGTGACGCCTGCTTCTCGACGGTGGACACCAACGCCGCCGTTCATCTTCTCTCCGGCTTCCTCGAAATCTGGACCCCGCGCACGCCTTTCGTCGATGCGGGTGTCGAGGCTCCGGCCAAGGATAATTGCCCGGCGGTCGCCAAGACGGATTGGGACGGCATTCCGTCCAGCAAGACCGACGGCCATATCGTCAACCAGGCCGTCCATGACGCCAACATCGCCTATGTTGTCAAAGCGACGCGGGCGCGGACGGCCGATCAGGCCGTCGCCGCCTATCTCGACGATCGGCGCGGCAAGAATGCCAGCATCGTCGATGGCCTCGGTCCGCTGACGGATGCCTGGAAGGCCGGCTCGAAGCAGACCACCACGATCACCGAGGTGGCAGCCGATGCGACGACGGTCAAATATGATGACAAGGGCAACAATCGCGGCGCCGGCAGCAAGCCGGACGCGGAAAACAAGACCGACGCCAACCCCGATATGGGACTTGCTATCGACTTCATCAACGCCGCCAGCGGTGACGGCTCGACGGAGCCGGCCAAACGCTATTTCAAATATGCCCGCCCCTACCGCTGGAGCCAGGACGTATCGGTCGTCCCAACGCTGGAGCCGGCCAAGGGCGGCAAGCCGGCCGAGGACGGCGGTTTCCCGAGCGGGCATACGGCGGAAGCCTGGCGGGATGCACTGGCCATGGCCTATCTCGTGCCGCAGCGCTTTCAGGAAATGATCACGCGCGCCAGCGAACTGGGCGAAGACCGCATCCTCGCCGGCATGCATTCTCCTCTCGACGTGATGGGCGGCCGGATGCTTGGCACGGCTACGGTCGTCTACAATCTGAACAAGGCCGACAATGCCGCGCTGAAGAGCGATGCCTACGCCCAAGCGCAGTCATGGCTCGTCGCCAAATCAGGCGTTGCGGATGCGGGTGCACTCGAGGTTGCGGCCCATGCAGCACCGTTGGCCGCAGACCGTTTCGCCGATCATGACGCCAATCGCGCCTACGTGCTGCAGCGCTTGAGCTACGGCCTGCCGACGATCCATGCGACCGATCAGCCGGCGCACGTGCCGCAGGGCGCCGAAGCGCTTCTCGAAACGCGTCTGCCCTATCTGGGCGGCGAGCAGCGCCGCGCCGTGCTGAAGTCGACGGAGATCGCCTCCGGCTACCCGCTGCTCGACGATGCGGAAGGTTACGGCCGTCTCAACCTCTTTGCGGCGGCCGACGGTTACGGTGCGTTCGAACAGGACGTGACCGTGACGATGGACGCGGCAAAGGGCGGTTTCAATTCGATCGACACCTGGCGGAACGACATCACCGGCAATGGCAGGCTGGTGAAGCACGGCAGCGGCATTCTCGGGCTCTCGGGCGCCAACAGCTATGCCGGCGGTACCGTGCTGCAAGAGGGCGCGCTGATGGCCCTATCGCCGTCGGCCTTCGGTACAGGCGGCCTGACGGCCGACCGCGGTTCGCTCGTTCTGGCGGCAGACAAGCCCGTGACCGTCGGCGGCGACTATCAGCAGCTTGCCACGGCCGTGTTGAAGCCGAGGCTCGGCGCGAACGGCGAGGGTACGCTGATCGTCCATGGCAAGGCGGTGCTGGCCGGCGAGCTCGATGTGACGCTTGCCGACGGGTTTGTCCCGACGCCTGGAACGAAGATCGAGATCCTGAAGGCGAGCGCCGTGACTGGCGCCTTCGAAAAGCTGACCGTCGCAGGCCATAGGGCGAGCCTCTCTTACGGTCCGACGTCGATCGTCTTGACGATCGACGGATAA
- a CDS encoding DUF6867 family protein has translation MQGLFFEADAGSLVAIRVIVLLLGFWTAWRAGKAVAEGWADYPLVIVYTFLLAWAMQFLHHALFNGPMLSAFYYILDFVTLLVFSTAGFRYRRTNQMVNNYYWLYEKTSAFSWKDKH, from the coding sequence ATGCAGGGACTTTTCTTCGAAGCGGATGCCGGCTCCCTTGTGGCGATCCGTGTCATCGTCTTGCTCTTAGGCTTCTGGACGGCATGGCGCGCCGGCAAAGCGGTTGCCGAAGGCTGGGCCGACTATCCGTTGGTCATCGTCTATACATTCCTGCTCGCCTGGGCGATGCAGTTCCTGCATCATGCCCTGTTCAATGGCCCGATGCTCAGCGCCTTCTACTATATCCTCGACTTCGTGACGCTGCTGGTGTTCTCTACGGCCGGCTTCCGCTACCGCCGCACCAATCAGATGGTTAACAACTATTACTGGCTGTACGAAAAAACTTCCGCGTTTTCGTGGAAGGACAAACATTGA
- a CDS encoding hybrid sensor histidine kinase/response regulator: MAARQRIIPVRREYNRWVANQTLEDYALRFTAKSARHFSSQRISQTAIGAISFLALEAIGGAITLSYGTTNAFYAIIVASVAMLAIGLPISRYAIRHGVDIDLLTRGAGFGYIGSTITSLIYASFTFMLFAIEASIMSGALELTLGIPLWIGYIISAVMVIPLVTHGVRLISKFQLMTQPFWIVLNILPFIFIALLDWEKFDLWRAFAGIRHASGPPGTIAEFDLVEFGAASAVILALMSQIGEQADFLRFLPPDPQRKWRHRLAIFLAGPGWVIIGAPKLLAGSFLVVLTFTSGVPLDRAADPAQMYLTAFGYMVPWHNAALLLMAAFVVVSQLKINVMNAYAGSLAWSNFFSRLTHSHPGRVIWLVFNVAIALLLMELGIYRLLEETLGIFSIIAMAWLCTISADLFINKPLGLAPPGIEFKRAHLYDINPVGLGAMTLSAAVSLIAHFGAFGDIAASLAPYITLVVALIASPVIAWATKGKFYLARKPRHSWKNLTSITCSVCEHPFEPEDMAWCPAYAAPICSLCCSLDSRCHDMCKPAARFNAQVGTVAKVLLPQTIIEKLTTRLGRYGIAVVLALTAIGAILAMIAHQVAAASPETGEVVNRTILIVFFVFSVISGVVCWFYVLAHDSRVVAEEESSRQNTLLLKEIAAHKKTDAALQNAKETAEAANRAKSRYVVGLSHELRTPLNAVLGYAQILERDETIPTPRQSSIKVIRRSAEHLSGLIDGLLDISKIEAGRLQVYSNEINIQDFLDQIVDMFRPQAQAKGLVFIHERSPALPQFVRTDEKRLRQILVNLLSNAIKFTDEGSVTFDVGYRSQVATFTVADTGRGISEKDLTRIYEPFQRGEAESVRPMPGLGLGLTITRLLTNTLGGEISVASVKDEGSTFRIRLMLSAVMRAVAAAPHEKRIVSYDGPRRTVVVVDDNEDHREMMREILAPLDFIVLTAAGGGECLTLIEGIMPDLFLVDILMPGMNGWQLVSRLREAGQTAPVLMLSANIGDAAVLSDSDDSHNDAIGKPVDIRQLRDKLALHLGLKWIYADAAPAVPLKIEAPMLSPGAAHVQELLRLGEIGYIRGIEAKLSDLARTEANQPFTDELRTYVAAFDLAGFMTFLHDFDEKVESIG, encoded by the coding sequence ATGGCAGCGCGCCAACGCATCATTCCGGTGAGACGCGAATACAATCGCTGGGTCGCCAACCAGACGCTGGAAGATTACGCGTTGCGCTTCACCGCAAAGAGCGCTCGCCATTTCTCCTCGCAGCGGATCTCGCAGACGGCGATCGGCGCGATCTCCTTTCTGGCGCTGGAGGCGATCGGCGGCGCGATCACTCTTTCCTACGGCACGACCAACGCCTTTTACGCCATTATCGTCGCCTCGGTCGCCATGCTGGCGATCGGCCTGCCGATCAGCCGCTACGCCATCCGTCACGGCGTCGACATCGATCTTCTGACGCGTGGCGCGGGCTTCGGCTATATCGGCTCGACTATCACCTCGCTGATCTATGCGAGCTTCACCTTCATGCTGTTTGCGATCGAGGCATCGATCATGTCCGGCGCGCTGGAGCTCACCCTCGGCATCCCGCTCTGGATCGGCTACATCATCAGCGCCGTCATGGTAATCCCGCTGGTGACGCACGGCGTGCGGCTGATCAGCAAGTTCCAGTTGATGACCCAGCCCTTTTGGATCGTGCTGAATATCCTTCCCTTCATCTTCATCGCCTTGTTGGACTGGGAAAAATTCGATCTCTGGCGCGCCTTCGCAGGCATCCGCCATGCCTCCGGCCCGCCCGGCACCATCGCCGAATTCGATCTGGTGGAGTTCGGCGCTGCCTCCGCCGTCATCCTGGCGCTGATGTCGCAGATCGGCGAACAGGCCGACTTCCTACGCTTCCTGCCGCCGGACCCGCAGCGCAAGTGGCGCCACCGCCTGGCGATCTTTCTCGCCGGGCCCGGCTGGGTCATCATCGGCGCACCGAAGCTGCTTGCCGGTTCGTTTCTGGTCGTGCTGACCTTCACTTCGGGCGTCCCCCTCGATCGCGCCGCCGACCCGGCGCAGATGTATCTGACCGCCTTCGGCTACATGGTCCCCTGGCATAATGCCGCGCTGCTGCTGATGGCCGCCTTCGTCGTCGTCTCGCAACTGAAGATCAACGTGATGAACGCCTATGCCGGCTCGCTCGCCTGGTCGAACTTCTTCTCGCGGCTGACCCACAGCCATCCCGGCCGCGTCATCTGGCTGGTCTTCAACGTCGCAATCGCCCTGCTTCTGATGGAACTCGGCATCTACCGGCTGCTGGAGGAAACACTCGGCATCTTCTCGATCATCGCCATGGCCTGGCTCTGCACGATCTCCGCCGATCTCTTCATCAACAAGCCGCTGGGCCTTGCTCCCCCGGGTATCGAGTTCAAGCGCGCCCATCTCTACGACATCAACCCCGTCGGCCTCGGCGCCATGACGTTGTCGGCGGCCGTGTCGCTGATCGCTCATTTCGGCGCCTTCGGCGATATTGCCGCCTCGCTCGCGCCCTATATCACCCTCGTCGTCGCATTGATCGCCTCGCCTGTCATCGCCTGGGCGACCAAAGGCAAGTTCTATCTCGCTCGCAAGCCGCGCCACAGCTGGAAGAACCTGACGAGCATCACCTGCTCGGTCTGCGAACATCCCTTCGAACCGGAGGACATGGCCTGGTGTCCGGCCTATGCCGCGCCGATCTGCTCGCTCTGCTGTTCGCTCGACAGCCGTTGCCACGACATGTGCAAGCCGGCCGCCCGTTTCAACGCCCAAGTCGGCACCGTCGCCAAGGTGCTGCTGCCTCAGACCATCATCGAGAAGCTGACGACACGCCTCGGCCGCTACGGCATCGCCGTCGTGCTGGCATTGACCGCCATCGGCGCCATCCTGGCGATGATCGCCCATCAGGTCGCCGCCGCCTCGCCTGAAACGGGTGAGGTCGTCAACCGCACCATCCTCATCGTCTTCTTCGTCTTCTCGGTGATATCAGGCGTCGTCTGCTGGTTCTATGTGCTTGCCCATGACAGCCGCGTCGTCGCCGAAGAGGAATCCTCGCGCCAGAACACGCTGCTGCTCAAGGAAATCGCCGCCCACAAGAAAACCGACGCCGCCTTGCAGAACGCCAAGGAAACCGCCGAGGCCGCCAACCGGGCCAAGAGCCGCTATGTCGTCGGCTTGAGCCATGAATTGCGCACACCGTTGAACGCCGTGCTCGGCTACGCCCAGATCCTCGAGCGCGACGAAACGATCCCGACGCCGCGCCAGTCTTCGATCAAGGTCATCCGCCGCAGCGCCGAACATCTCTCCGGCCTGATCGACGGCCTGCTCGATATCTCGAAGATCGAGGCCGGCCGCCTGCAGGTTTACTCCAACGAGATCAACATCCAGGATTTCCTCGACCAGATCGTCGATATGTTCCGCCCGCAGGCCCAGGCGAAGGGGCTCGTCTTCATCCATGAGCGCTCGCCGGCCTTGCCGCAATTCGTCCGCACCGATGAGAAACGGCTGCGCCAGATCCTCGTCAACCTGCTCTCCAACGCCATCAAGTTCACCGACGAGGGTAGCGTTACCTTCGATGTCGGCTATCGCAGCCAGGTCGCGACTTTCACCGTCGCCGACACCGGGCGCGGCATCAGTGAGAAAGACCTGACCCGCATCTACGAGCCTTTCCAGCGTGGCGAGGCCGAAAGCGTGCGGCCAATGCCGGGGCTCGGCCTCGGCCTCACGATCACCCGGCTTCTGACCAACACGCTGGGTGGAGAGATCTCGGTTGCAAGCGTGAAGGACGAAGGCTCGACCTTCCGCATCCGGCTGATGCTGTCCGCCGTCATGCGCGCCGTGGCCGCCGCACCGCACGAAAAGCGCATTGTCAGCTATGACGGGCCGCGCCGCACGGTCGTTGTCGTCGACGATAACGAAGACCATCGCGAGATGATGCGCGAAATCCTGGCGCCGCTCGATTTCATCGTGCTGACGGCAGCGGGCGGCGGCGAATGCCTGACGCTGATCGAGGGCATTATGCCGGACCTCTTCCTTGTCGATATCCTGATGCCCGGCATGAACGGCTGGCAACTCGTCTCGCGTCTGCGTGAGGCCGGCCAGACGGCGCCAGTGCTGATGCTGTCGGCCAATATCGGTGACGCGGCTGTTCTCAGCGACAGCGACGACAGCCACAATGATGCAATCGGCAAGCCGGTCGACATCCGCCAACTCCGTGACAAGCTCGCCTTGCATCTTGGCCTGAAATGGATCTATGCCGATGCCGCGCCTGCCGTTCCCCTTAAGATCGAAGCGCCGATGCTGAGCCCCGGTGCTGCCCATGTGCAGGAACTGCTGCGGCTCGGCGAGATCGGCTATATCAGAGGCATCGAAGCCAAGCTTTCGGACCTTGCCAGGACGGAGGCAAATCAGCCATTCACCGATGAACTTCGCACCTATGTCGCCGCCTTCGATCTCGCCGGCTTCATGACCTTCCTGCACGACTTCGACGAAAAGGTGGAATCCATTGGCTGA
- a CDS encoding 2-hydroxyacid dehydrogenase: MSKPRILVTRRWPATVETVLAERFDATFNRDDIPLGESEMRLALSTYDAVLPTVSDRLPAAVFDGAPVVTKILGNFGVGYNHIDISVAKERGIAVTNTPGVLTDCTADIAMLLLLSVARRGGEGERQVRAGEWKGWCPTHMVGTKVTGKTVGIIGFGRIGKAFAQRCHFGFGMDVVFFNRSPIDPAEAARYGARQLPTIEAVLAVADFVSLHCPGGAKNRHLMNATRLAAMKPGAFLINTARGDVVDEAALIAALKAGKIRGAGLDVYEAEPDVPEALRRMENVMVLPHLGSATEETRTAMGMKVVDNVTAFFEGRDAPDRVV, from the coding sequence ATGTCCAAACCCCGCATTCTCGTCACCCGGCGCTGGCCAGCCACGGTGGAAACTGTCCTTGCCGAACGTTTCGATGCGACGTTCAATCGTGACGATATTCCGCTCGGCGAAAGCGAGATGCGGCTGGCGCTCTCGACCTATGATGCCGTATTGCCGACGGTTTCCGATCGGTTGCCGGCCGCCGTCTTCGACGGCGCCCCTGTCGTCACCAAGATCCTCGGCAATTTCGGCGTCGGCTACAATCACATCGATATATCAGTTGCCAAGGAGAGAGGCATTGCGGTGACGAACACGCCGGGTGTGCTGACCGACTGCACGGCCGATATCGCCATGCTGCTGCTGCTCTCGGTTGCCCGGCGCGGCGGCGAGGGCGAGCGGCAGGTACGCGCTGGTGAATGGAAGGGCTGGTGCCCGACGCATATGGTCGGCACCAAGGTGACCGGGAAGACGGTCGGCATCATCGGTTTCGGCCGAATCGGCAAGGCCTTCGCGCAACGCTGCCATTTCGGCTTCGGCATGGATGTGGTGTTCTTCAACCGTTCACCGATCGATCCGGCGGAGGCGGCGCGTTACGGCGCGCGGCAGTTGCCGACGATCGAGGCCGTGCTGGCGGTGGCCGATTTCGTCTCGCTGCATTGCCCAGGTGGAGCAAAGAACCGACACCTGATGAATGCGACGCGGCTTGCGGCGATGAAGCCGGGCGCCTTTCTCATCAATACGGCGCGTGGCGACGTGGTGGATGAGGCGGCGCTGATTGCAGCGCTCAAGGCGGGCAAGATCCGCGGCGCCGGGCTTGACGTCTACGAGGCGGAACCTGATGTGCCGGAGGCACTGCGGCGGATGGAGAACGTCATGGTATTGCCACATCTCGGCAGTGCTACGGAAGAGACGCGGACCGCCATGGGCATGAAGGTGGTTGACAACGTGACGGCGTTTTTCGAGGGCAGGGATGCGCCGGACCGGGTGGTTTAG
- a CDS encoding response regulator transcription factor, with protein MAEPASLPRDIVLLVDDSAEALGFLTDALEQSGFSVLIATSGTAALGIVERITPDLILLDAVMPSMDGFETCRRLKANAAAAQVPVIFMTGLTETEHVVHALESGGVDYLSKPINIDELRARIRVHLRNARSAQSARIALDAAGRHLLAVKGDGAIHWSTPQATRLVNAAMGSDDGMEIVVRHIAGWMRERVAAVRDGIISIAHAGQAALQLAFLGAIGPDEYLFRLTAANQRSDDEVLRQRFSLTQRESEVLLWIAKGKANRDIGEILGLSARTVNKHLEQIYVKLGVENRASAAVKATHVLYEM; from the coding sequence TTGGCTGAGCCAGCCTCCCTCCCCCGTGACATCGTTCTGCTCGTCGACGACTCGGCCGAAGCACTCGGCTTTTTGACCGACGCACTCGAACAATCCGGCTTCTCCGTGCTGATCGCCACGTCGGGCACGGCGGCGCTTGGTATCGTCGAGCGCATCACGCCCGATCTCATCCTGCTGGACGCGGTGATGCCGAGCATGGACGGCTTCGAGACCTGCCGTCGGCTGAAGGCGAATGCCGCGGCGGCGCAGGTACCTGTCATCTTCATGACGGGCTTGACCGAGACCGAGCATGTTGTGCACGCGCTGGAATCCGGCGGCGTCGATTATCTCAGCAAGCCGATCAACATCGACGAACTGCGCGCCCGCATCCGTGTCCATTTGCGCAACGCTCGCTCGGCCCAAAGCGCCCGCATTGCGCTGGACGCAGCTGGCCGCCATCTGCTGGCAGTCAAGGGCGACGGCGCCATCCACTGGTCAACGCCGCAGGCGACACGGCTGGTCAATGCCGCCATGGGCAGCGACGACGGCATGGAAATCGTCGTCCGCCATATCGCTGGCTGGATGCGCGAGCGGGTCGCGGCGGTGCGCGACGGCATCATCTCGATCGCCCATGCCGGCCAGGCGGCGCTGCAGCTCGCCTTCCTGGGCGCAATCGGCCCTGACGAATATCTCTTCCGCCTCACTGCCGCCAATCAGCGCAGCGACGACGAGGTGCTGCGCCAGCGCTTTTCGCTTACCCAGCGCGAATCCGAAGTGTTGCTCTGGATCGCCAAGGGCAAGGCCAACCGCGACATCGGCGAAATATTGGGACTGTCGGCGCGGACGGTAAACAAGCACCTCGAACAGATTTACGTGAAGCTCGGCGTCGAGAACCGGGCCTCGGCCGCCGTGAAAGCCACGCATGTGCTGTACGAGATGTGA
- a CDS encoding branched-chain amino acid ABC transporter substrate-binding protein: MKKSLLSAVALTAMVAFSGNAWADVLIAVAGPLTGPNAAFGAQLQKGAEQAVADINAAGGINGEQIKIELGDDVSDPKQGISVANKFAADGVKFVIGHFNSGVSIPASEVYAENGILEITPAATNPTFTERGLWNTFRTCGRDDQQGAIAGKYLADHFKDAKIAVVHDKTPYGQGLADETKKAMNAAGVTEVIYEGINVGDKDFSALIAKMKEAGVSIIYWGGLHTEAGLIIRQAADQGLKATLVSGDGIVSNELASIAGDAVAGTLNTFGPDPTANPANKELVEKFKAAGFNPEAYTLYSYAAMQTIAGAAKAAGSLDPEAVAKAMKEKGPFPTVLGDISFDEKGDPKIPGYIMYEWKKGPDGKYSYFPQGM, translated from the coding sequence ATGAAAAAGTCTCTTCTGTCGGCAGTGGCTCTGACGGCGATGGTCGCCTTCAGCGGCAACGCGTGGGCCGACGTTCTCATCGCTGTCGCTGGTCCGCTGACTGGCCCGAACGCTGCGTTCGGCGCTCAGCTCCAGAAGGGTGCGGAGCAGGCGGTCGCCGACATCAACGCGGCTGGCGGCATCAACGGCGAACAGATCAAGATCGAACTCGGCGACGACGTCTCCGACCCGAAGCAGGGCATCTCGGTCGCCAACAAGTTCGCTGCTGACGGCGTCAAGTTCGTCATCGGCCACTTCAACTCGGGCGTTTCGATCCCGGCTTCGGAAGTCTATGCCGAAAACGGCATCCTCGAAATCACCCCGGCCGCGACGAACCCGACCTTCACGGAACGGGGCCTCTGGAACACGTTCCGCACCTGCGGCCGTGACGACCAGCAGGGTGCCATCGCCGGCAAGTATCTTGCCGATCACTTCAAGGACGCCAAGATCGCCGTCGTTCACGACAAGACCCCCTACGGTCAGGGCCTTGCCGACGAAACCAAGAAGGCTATGAACGCCGCCGGCGTCACGGAAGTCATATACGAAGGCATCAACGTCGGCGACAAGGATTTCTCGGCCCTCATCGCCAAGATGAAGGAAGCCGGCGTCTCGATCATCTATTGGGGTGGTCTGCACACCGAAGCTGGTCTCATCATCCGCCAGGCGGCTGACCAGGGTCTGAAGGCGACGCTGGTTTCGGGCGACGGTATCGTTTCGAACGAACTGGCCTCGATTGCTGGCGACGCCGTCGCCGGTACGCTGAACACCTTCGGCCCCGATCCGACTGCGAACCCTGCGAACAAGGAACTCGTCGAAAAGTTCAAGGCCGCTGGTTTCAATCCGGAAGCCTACACGCTCTATTCCTACGCTGCGATGCAGACGATCGCCGGGGCCGCCAAGGCTGCCGGTTCGCTGGATCCTGAGGCCGTTGCCAAGGCCATGAAGGAAAAGGGCCCGTTCCCGACCGTTCTCGGCGACATTTCGTTCGACGAAAAGGGCGACCCGAAGATCCCTGGCTACATCATGTACGAATGGAAGAAGGGTCCGGACGGCAAGTACAGCTACTTCCCGCAGGGCATGTAA